In Solea senegalensis isolate Sse05_10M linkage group LG18, IFAPA_SoseM_1, whole genome shotgun sequence, a single window of DNA contains:
- the klhl11 gene encoding kelch-like protein 11 — MSVFDCLFTCVLYAYEFFPQITQSFRLPLRPASNSPCVMAAAAEETEECGRRGGGGAAAAAQAVTGDGDSEEAEEFTCSAYCSELSRRQNEQRKAGLFCDVTLAFCSGGASSAERVQTLSAHRTVLSAASHYFTLLLGGHFSESQSARVELKAWTCEDGLDPETVRSVVQFMYTGEITVTTANVHQVLELADRFLLVQLKTFCGDFLMKKLSLSNCVAVHSLAHMYTLDQLALGAAKTIRMNFHKVIHNDEFYTLPFHLLRDWLSDSEITVDSEQELFEAIVGWVRQNTEEREKHFEELFRLLRLSQIAPTVLTWVVRKEPLVENNASCQKLVSDTLEAHALHLEGLKSADLELCASYMAENQPRFGQIMDVIMVVGGVSEGGEYVSECVGYFVAEDRWVNLPHIHNHLDGHAIAITDNHVYVAGSMEPGFAKIMERYNPNLNSWEQVCSLSSRKHSFGFTCVKDLLYSIGGHGNFSPGFRDITVYEPELDKWHSLEPAPKILRDVKTVSVEDRYVYVMARTPVDMDHEDGLSTVTTCYDTESLKWQEVDSLPLIDNYCIFQMAVASTNFYHTASCCPKNYKVTEKAAQQKTSRNISDDILDSLPPEVLSMEGAAICYLDEDVFIIGGWRNSNNMDKQYRKEVYRYCAKKKRWMLLPPLPQPRCRAAACHIRIPYQYLRGCQHYPMPLNLARQRDRMQQMQQLHRRTLTLRRQLQSQIEC, encoded by the exons ATGTCAGTGTTTGACTGTctgtttacgtgtgtgttgtATGCTTATGAGTTCTTCCCGCAGATAACTCAGAGCTTTCGTTTGCCTCTGAGACCAGCGTCCAACTCCCCCTGCGTCATGGCAGCGGCAgcggaggagacggaggagTGCGGCCGGAGAGGCGGCGGCggagcagcggcggcggcacaGGCAGTAACAGGTGATGGAGACTCGGAGGAGGCCGAGGAGTTCACCTGCTCGGCCTACTGCTCAGAGCTCTCCCGGCGGCAGAACGAGCAGAGGAAGGCGGGGTTGTTCTGCGACGTGACGCTGGCGTTTTGCTCCGGAGGAGCTTCCAGCGCGGAGAGGGTCCAAACCCTGTCCGCACACCGCACGGTTTTATCCGCGGCGTCTCACTATTTCACGCTGCTGCTGGGCGGACACTTTTCCGAGTCTCAGTCTGCGCGCGTGGAGCTGAAAGCGTGGACATGTGAGGACGGACTGGACCCAGAGACTGTGAGGAGTGTCGTTCAGTTCATGTACACGGGAGAAATCACAGTCACCACTGCTAATGTGCACCAAGTGCTGGAACTTGCCGACAG GTTCCTCCTGGTGCAGCTGAAGACCTTCTGTGGAGACTTTCTGATGAAGAAGCTGAGCTTGTCCAACTGTGTAGCCGTGCACAGCCTTGCTCACATGTACACCCTGGACCAGCTGGCCCTGGGAGCCGCCAAAACGATTAGGATGAACTTCCACAAAGTTATCCACAATGACGAATTTTACACGCTGCCATTTCACCTGCTGCGAGACTGGCTGTCGGACTCAGAAATCACCGTGGATTCTGAACAGGAGTTGTTTGAGGCCATCGTAGGATGGGTGCGCCAAAACACAGAGGAACGAGAGAAGCACTTTGAAGAGCTCTTTAGGCTTTTAAGGCTCTCCCAGATAGCTCCTACTGTCCTGACATGGGTGGTGAGAAAGGAGCCTTTAGTGGAAAATAATGCCTCTTGTCAGAAGCTGGTGTCTGACACCCTTGAGGCTCACGCTCTTCACTTGGAGGGCCTCAAGTCAGCTGATTTGGAGCTCTGTGCTTCCTACATGGCGGAGAACCAGCCACGTTTTGGCCAGATCATGGATGTAATCATGGTAGTGGGTGGTGTTTCAGAAGGTGGAGAGTACGTGAGTGAGTGTGTCGGCTACTTTGTTGCTGAGGACCGTTGGGTCAACCTGCCACACATTCACAACCACCTTGATGGACACGCCATCGCGATCACGGACAACCATGTTTATGTGGCAGGCTCCATGGAGCCAGGCTTTGCCAAGATCATGGAGCGCTACAACCCAAACCTCAACAGCTGGGAGCAGGTCTGCAGCCTCAGCTCTCGCAAGCACTCCTTCGGCTTCACATGTGTCAAAGACTTATTGTACAGCATTGGTGGTCATGGAAACTTCAGTCCGGGCTTTAGAGATATTACAGTGTATGAGCCTGAGCTGGACAAGTGGCACAGTCTTGAGCCAGCGCCAAAGATACTTCGAGACGTAAAAACAGTAAGTGTGGAGGATCGCTATGTGTATGTAATGGCCAGGACCCCTGTGGACATGGACCATGAGGATGGACTGAGCACCGTGACCACTTGCTATGATACAGAAAGTCTCAAGTGGCAGGAAGTGGACTCCTTGCCGCTCATCGACAACTACTGTATTTTTCAAATGGCTGTCGCCTCTACCAACTTCTACCACACCGCTTCCTGTTGCCCCAAGAACTACAAGGTAACAGAAAAGGCTGCTCAGCAGAAAACAAGCAGAAACATTTCCGATGATATCCTCGACAGCCTCCCTCCAGAGGTGCTTAGTATGGAAGGTGCTGCCATTTGCTACCTGGATGAAGACGTGTTTATCATTGGCGGCTGGAGGAACAGCAACAACATGGACAAGCAGTACCGCAAGGAGGTCTACCGTTACTGTGCTAAGAAGAAGCGCTGGATGCTGCTGCCACCGTTACCTCAGCCTCGCTGTCGAGCAGCAGCCTGCCACATTCGCATCCCGTACCAGTATCTGCGCGGCTGCCAGCACTACCCCATGCCCCTGAATCTGGCTCGTCAGCGGGACCGGatgcagcagatgcagcagctCCATCGACGCACCCTTACTCTGCGGAGACAGCTACAGTCTCAGATCGAATGTTGA